GCCGTCGCCGGCGCGACTCTGATTCTCGTCGTGGGTGCAGCCTTCGCGGTGTCCAATACGCCGGGGACCACGCCGACAGACTCGACCGCGTCCTCCTCTCCGTCCGCGTCCCCGGTCGGACCGACGTCCCAGGACGCCGCTCAGGATGCGACGGACGGACCAGAGGCGAGCGACGGACCGAACGCGAGCGACGGACCCACTGCCACGGACGGACCGAACGCGAGCGACGGACCGAACGCCACAGACGGGGGTGACGGGACCGGTTCCAACGGCGGCTGATCGCCTCCTGGCGGTTGCCGGCGACCACCGCGTCCGGTGCTGAAGCTGGATGTCGTGACCGCTCAGAGCGGCCGCGCCCTCACCTGGTCGGACCCGGCGCCATCGGAACGCAGGTAGCCATAGACCATGGATGCGGCGGCCGCACCGGCGATTGGTCCGAGGAGATAGATCCAGACGCCCGCGAGATCGCCGCCGACGAGCGCAGGACCGAGCGATCGGGCCGGGTTCATCGACGCGCCGCTCACAGGTCCACCGACGAGCGCGCCGAGCGCGACCGCGCCGCCGATCGCGAGGGCTGCGGCCTCCCCGACGGCGCGCGTGTCGGTCGCGACGGCTGTGATCACGAGCATGAGGAAGAACGTGAGGACCGCCTCCCAGACGAGCGCCTGAAGGTCCGAACCGGCAGGCGCGGTGACGCCGAGGGCCGCCGCCGGGCCGAGGGTGAGCCGGAGCACGGCAGCGGCGCTGGCCGCGCCCGCGATCTGGGCGACGGCGTACGAGGCGACGCGCCGCCACGGGAAGCGCCGGCCGACCGCGAAACCGATCGACACGGCTGGGTTGAAGTGGGCACCGGAGACATGCCCGAGCGCGTAGACCATCACCGCGATCGCCAGCCCAAAGGCGAGCGCGACGCCCGTGTCGGAAAGCTTGCCGACGGCGATCGCGCCGCAGCCGGCGAAGACGAGGGCGAAGGTACCGATGAACTCGGCGACGTGCGCTCTCAACCGGCGACGATGGAGCGCGGCGAGGGGTCAGCCACCCGGACCGCGATCTCGACAAAGGGCCGCAGGCGGAGTGTCAGCTCCATGGGCGAAAGCGTAGACCTTCAAGTCGCTCGAAGGTCAAGCCCCCGCAGCGAAATCTGCCGGGCCGTCCCGAAGGCGACCTCTTCGAAGAATGAGTGCAGCTCCTCGTCGACCCGCACCCAGTCGAGTGACCGACTCGGCGTCTCGACGAAGCCATCGAGTGAGACGGACCGCTGGACTCAGCCATCCTCTCCTCCACGGGCGCCGTCGCTGTCAGCCAGCGACCTGCGGCCGGTCTATCGTCCGCTGGACGGGCCCGAGTCGACATGATCCGCGACCCTCTCCTCGGCAAGGTCGGCTTCGCCCGCGGGTCACCATATCGGCTGCCCTGGCTCACCCCTTCGGGTCACGATCCGTGGGATGTCGAGTATCGTGACGGGGACCCAACCGACCGGGGCGTAGCGTAGCCTGGCAACGCGCGTGCTTTGGGAGCACGAGATCGTGGGTTCGAATCCCGCCGCCCCGACCACCATCTAATCCTGTTTCGAGACGAGGCACCGCCCGACCACTCAGAGCGGGAGGTGCGCGTCCAGGTGGCACAGGCCGAGCGACAGCGCGGCCGTGGCGATCGCGCCCTGCCACTTCGCGTCGTTGGTGACCACGATCGGGATCCCCAGGACGCCCGCGATGGCGACGAAGGGGCGGGTGAGCGTCTCGGTCACCGTCACCACGCTGATCGTGGCCATGTTCCGTCCGCTCCGGAAGAAGTCGTCGAGGAGGACCGTCGCAGCCGGGCCGGCGACGTCGTTCCCGTTCAGATAGGCGAGGAGGACCGACGTGTCGAAGACGATCGGGGCGCCGGGCGGGAGAGCCGCCTCTCCAAGCAGCGCGAGCGGCGAGTACCGGCTCCATCGGTGGTTCTGCGGCGCGGTTGACGCCCATCGCGGAACGGCGCACGGTTCGGCAACGCACCCGAACCGAGCCCGTCGATGCCGAACCCCGCACCGTTCCCACCCGTCGTCCCCATCCGGCCACACCGGCGGGTCGAGCCCGGCCTCGTCGTGGCGGTCACCCTCGCCGCACTCGTCGCCACCGCGATCTGGAAGCCGTGGACGGGATCCGCGGCCCCGCCGGGCGTCCTGCCCCAGGCAAGGGTCGCAGCCGCGGTCCAGGTGCCGCCCCCGGCATCCTCTGTGCCGGTGACGTCGGCCGGTCCCGGACCGCGGGTCGTGATCGCCCTGCAGCCCGCCGGGCCGATCCCACCGCTCGACGGACTGGACCTGCGCGCGATGAGCCCGTCGGATCCGCACGCTGCATGGGGTGTCGCGGTGGCCTACACGCCGACGCTGGCGATCGAGAGCGCGGTCTGGGGCGGCATATCCACCGTGACGCCGGTCGTCGACTGGGAGGCCATCGCGCCGCGATCGGTGGGTCAACCCGTGACGACGGCGATCCTCCGTCGCGGTTCGGCCGGCCCGACGCTCGATCATCCAGGCTCGACGACGATCGCCGTCGCGGTCACCTGGCCGTCGGACATCGCGCCCCGGGGAGTGAGCCTTCGCTGGCTCTGGCCTGCCAGGACGCAGGTTCCGGCAGCTTCCATCGTGGACGGCGGTCCCATCCCCCTCCGCGAGCCGCTGCCGCTCCTCGTCCGCCTCGCCCCGTCGAGGGTCGGGGGCGGCGGCCACACGGCCACTTTCCGGTGGCAACGGCGCTCCGGGACGTTCTTCCTGGCGCCGGGCGATCCCCCATCGACGGTCGCGGGCTGGCTCGCCCACTCCTGGGTGCCCGGTCAGTACGCGTTCGTCGTCACCCTCGCCGATGGCACCTCCCGCTCACTCCGGTTCGTCATCGGCGGCTGACGCGCCGCGCGGTGCGACGCTCCGCCGGACCGTTTATCCTCGACCCGTGACCGCTGCCGTCTCGCGACGCCCGCTGAAGGTCGGCATCCAGCTCCCGGAGGTCGAGCGGGAGGTCCGCTGGGCGGAGTACCGGGCGATGGCCCGCCTCGCCGAGGACGTCGGCTTCGACTCGATCTGGATGGGCGACCACCTCCTCTACCGGAGCGAGGCACTCGGCGCGCGCGGCCCGTGGGAGGCCTGGACGATGCTCGCGGGACTCGCCGAGGCGACGAGCCGGATCGCCCTCGGCCCCCTCGTCGCGTGCACGAGCTTCCACAACCCGGCGATGCTCGCGAAGATGGCCTCCACGGTTGACGAGATCAGCGGCGGACGGCTGATCCTCGGCCTCGGCGCCGGCTGGAACGAGACCGAGTATCGAGCCTTCGGCTTCCCGTTCGATCGCCGCATCTCCCGCTTTGCCGAGGCGTTCACGATCGTCCGGACACTGCTCCGCGACGGACGGGTGGATTTCGCCGGCGAGTTCTACACGGCTCGCGATTGCGAACTCCTCCCCCGTCCGTCCCGGACCGGGGGCCCGCCGCTCATGGTGGGCTCCAGGGGCGCGCGGATGCTCGAGATCACGATCCCCCACGTGGACAGCTGGAACGTCTGGTACGCCGACACCGGGAATCGCCCGGAAGGTGTCCCGGCGCTCCGCGACCAGGTGGATGCCGCGTGCCGGTCCGCCGGTCGCGAACCCGCCGCGGTGGAGCGGACGGTCGCCGTTCTCGTCAGGCTGCCCGGCGGATCCGGACGGGACCAGGGCGACACGGAACCGGTCGCGCCACCCCTCGAGGGTGGTCCGGACGTCATCGCCGAGACACTTCGGGCGTACGCTCGCGAGGGCATCTCGCACGTCCAGCTCGTCGTGGACCCCATCACGACCGCATCGATCGAGGCCCTCGGGGCCGTCCTCGCGCAGCTCGATCGCGAGGCCTGACCGGGCGTGTCCCGCGCACGCTGGCGATGCGCCCGGTGGGTCGACCATTGCCCACCACCGCGCCGGTCTGCTAGCCTCCGATGACCAGTCACCTCGAGGGGGACACACGGATGGCCCACGCACGGAGCCGCGCCCCTGCCCAGCGCTCGGGTGACGAGATCTCCGAGCTCGACAAGCGGATCATCGAGCACCTCCAGCAGGACGGGCGCCGGCCGTTCACCCAGATCGCCGCCGAGCTCGGCGTGAGCGAAGCGGCCGTCCGGGCCCGGACGAACCGGCTCGTCGAACGCGGCATCCTCCAGATCGTCGGCGTCACCGATCCGCTCAAGCTCGGCTTCCACCAGCAGGCGATGATCGGGATCCGCTGCGAGCGGGACAAGCTCATCGAGGTCGCCGAGGCGGTGGCCGCCTTCCCGGAGGTCGACTATGTCGTCATCACCGCAGGCTCGTACGACCTCCTCATCGAGACCGTGTGCGAGGACAACAACGCCCTCCTCACTTTCCTCACAGAGCGCCTCCGTCGGGTCGACGGCGTCCGCGACACGGAAACCTTCGTCTACCTCCGGATGGTGAAGCAGACCTATCAGTGGGGGACCCGCTGACGCCGCGCTGCGGCCTTCCTG
The window above is part of the Chloroflexota bacterium genome. Proteins encoded here:
- a CDS encoding MIP family channel protein, whose amino-acid sequence is MRAHVAEFIGTFALVFAGCGAIAVGKLSDTGVALAFGLAIAVMVYALGHVSGAHFNPAVSIGFAVGRRFPWRRVASYAVAQIAGAASAAAVLRLTLGPAAALGVTAPAGSDLQALVWEAVLTFFLMLVITAVATDTRAVGEAAALAIGGAVALGALVGGPVSGASMNPARSLGPALVGGDLAGVWIYLLGPIAGAAAASMVYGYLRSDGAGSDQVRARPL
- a CDS encoding LLM class flavin-dependent oxidoreductase; translation: MTAAVSRRPLKVGIQLPEVEREVRWAEYRAMARLAEDVGFDSIWMGDHLLYRSEALGARGPWEAWTMLAGLAEATSRIALGPLVACTSFHNPAMLAKMASTVDEISGGRLILGLGAGWNETEYRAFGFPFDRRISRFAEAFTIVRTLLRDGRVDFAGEFYTARDCELLPRPSRTGGPPLMVGSRGARMLEITIPHVDSWNVWYADTGNRPEGVPALRDQVDAACRSAGREPAAVERTVAVLVRLPGGSGRDQGDTEPVAPPLEGGPDVIAETLRAYAREGISHVQLVVDPITTASIEALGAVLAQLDREA
- a CDS encoding Lrp/AsnC family transcriptional regulator, which encodes MAHARSRAPAQRSGDEISELDKRIIEHLQQDGRRPFTQIAAELGVSEAAVRARTNRLVERGILQIVGVTDPLKLGFHQQAMIGIRCERDKLIEVAEAVAAFPEVDYVVITAGSYDLLIETVCEDNNALLTFLTERLRRVDGVRDTETFVYLRMVKQTYQWGTR